A genomic region of Miscanthus floridulus cultivar M001 chromosome 3, ASM1932011v1, whole genome shotgun sequence contains the following coding sequences:
- the LOC136547045 gene encoding LOW QUALITY PROTEIN: protein EFFECTOR OF TRANSCRIPTION 2-like (The sequence of the model RefSeq protein was modified relative to this genomic sequence to represent the inferred CDS: deleted 2 bases in 1 codon), whose amino-acid sequence MPVVRQRRRRARLPATCNRSRSGTGRAMPAPAAPVTARLKREDCSRTKHDSLFSPWKVLVGPSDWRDHAAGKEGVQRYRIRNLPDNFPGLYELGVAGEADEGVRARRRDARGVVVVYLGQADSVRARLQQYGRPGSHLDTANSLGSAGRDAVNALAAGPGLFREVFSRGYSVVFRCALMDNKQEAEKTEALLLRVFDYAWNKLQNSACRREEILHKLELRAANHRSLLSRVSDMKQKIFGEKAGIKIKGSGSANTSPGIIKSMLPRVRTIVRFRPQVLNSEDIEGEMTDIPWKKISDIPCANRQAHRRRSEGYKVKKIDVKTVKRRTVPIQDSNSVCGVVLEDGSSCLEHPVHGRKRCSLHKGKRDKGSPKSSPTSYPCQVEIAIPEFVPCLTEDLDSSVPKQESKILEEPLRHTNSFESEKVNTGEASTEDGTREISRDACILEEKVSHAESESQEEQPSGRMWFELLKSQRKPASKQPSRGSGSQITAMTDNRPCKMVSIAGMERCEEDSGIEATGASFSRSSGWPCTCGARTSNGSPCMNRPVEGRKRCALHKGQRAAFLPTPSV is encoded by the exons ATGCCGGTggtgcggcagcggcggcgcagaGCTCGACTGCCAGCCACCTGCAACCGGAGCAGGTCCGGCACTGGCAGAGCGATGCCTGCGCCCGCCGCACCCGTAACCGCCAGGCTGAAGAGGGAAGACTGCTCCCGCACCAAGCACGACTCCCTCTTCTCCCCATGGAAG GTTCTTGTCGGGCCGTCGGACTGGAGGGACCACGCTGCCGGCAAGGAGGGGGTCCAGAGGTACCGCATCCGCAACCTCCCGGACAACTTCCCCGGCCTCTACGAGCTAGGCGTTGCCGGCGAGGCCGACGAGGGCGTCAGGGCCCGGAGGCGTGACGCGCGAGGCGTCGTCGTGGTGTACCTCGGGCAGGCTGACAGTGTCCGGGCGAGGCTGCAGCAGTATGGCCGCCCGGGGTCGCATCTGGACACTGCGAATTCGCTGGGTTCTGCTGGTAGAGATGCGGTGAATGCGCTCGCCGCGGGTCCTGGACTGTTCAGAGAAGTGTTCTCCAGAGGCTACTCCGTCGTGTTTCGATGTGCACTG ATGGACAATAAACAAGAAGCTGAGAAGACTGAAGCACTACTGCTGAGAGTATTTGATTATGCATGGAACAAGCTTCAGAATAGTGCTTGTCGCCGGGAAGAAATACTGCACAAGTTAGAACTGCGAGCAGCCAACCATAGATCTCTACTTAGCAGAGTAAGTGACATGAAACAAAAAATATTTGGAGAGAAAGCAGGTATAAAGATAAAGGGAAGTGGGTCAGCTAACACCTCGCCTGGCATAATTAAAAGTATGCTCCCAAGGGTTCGTACTATTGTTCGTTTCAGACCTCAGGTACTTAACTCTGAGGACATTGAAGGTGAGATGACTGATATTCCCTGGAAAAAAATATCTGATATTCCCTGTGCAAATAGACAAGCACATAGAAGGAGGTCCGAAGGATACAAAGTAAAAAAGATTGATGTT AAAACGGTTAAACGGAGAACTGTGCCGATACAGGATTCTAACTCTGTTTGTGGAGTGGTGCTCGAAGATGGTTCTTCTTGTCTGGAGCACCCAGTTCATGGAAGGAAGAGGTGCAGCTTACACAAAGGTAAAAGAGACAAAGGCAGCCCAAAAAGTTCACCTACTAGCTATCCTTGCCAAGTTGAGATTGCAATTCCTGAGTTCGTACCTTGTCTAACTGAAGATTTGGACAGCTCAGTTCCGAAACAGGAAAGCAAAATACTGGAGGAACCTTTGAGGCACACCAATAGCTTCGAATCAGAAAAGGTGAATACTGGAGAAGCTTCTACAGAAGATGGAACACGTGAAATCTCCAGGGATGCTTGTATCTTAGAAGAGAAGGTTTCCCATGCTGAATCTGAGtctcaggaggagcagccttctgGGAGAATGTGGTTTGAGCTGCTCAAATCACAGAGGAAACCGGCGAGCAAACAGCCATCAAGAGGCTCAGGATCTCAGATAACAGCAATGACAGATAACAGGCCTTGCAAAATGGTGTCAATTGCAGGAATGGAAAGGTGTGAGGAGGACAGTGGAATAGAGGCCACTGGTGCTTCGTTTTCCAGAAGCTCAGGATGGCCGTGTACCTGTGGCGCCCGTACATCAAACGGCTCACCTTGTATGAATAGACCGGTTGAAGGGAGGAAGAGATGTGCATTGCACAAAGGGCAAAGAGCAGCATTCCTCCCTACACCATCGGTGTAA